A portion of the Cryptomeria japonica chromosome 5, Sugi_1.0, whole genome shotgun sequence genome contains these proteins:
- the LOC131875722 gene encoding replication protein A 70 kDa DNA-binding subunit A-like produces the protein MAILTTDAIKLIVEGAIDLSPCIQVFFISTFGSNPEQTTRFRLDIFDGTDKRKATLPKKYNDYIIFEEIKIGSIIKLSEYSYPKSSKTWWIMIIRLEIVSTIHEMIGEPVSLDVDQYCQMDQATQLTPNFDIGVENLQNSGTLSQTKVLFGVKRPQSSSGVLSIITPIKNLNPFQTRWTIKVRVTIKKEIHQYNKQTRNGRVFSFDIIDREGTLTRVSGFNNMADTNYGNIDIGAMYKISGGVVKIANKIYNKLNSGIEITLVPESIVTPCEDDPSIPKNYFSFMPINEITEKSNNSIIDVIGVVICVEPSSTIRRRDGIEVIRRTIKLLDMS, from the exons ATGGCTATATTAACTACAGATGCAATCAAGCTTATAGTGGAAGGAGCTATAGACTTATCCCCATGCATCCAAGTATTCTTTATATCAACATTTGGGAGCAACCCTGAACAAACTACACGATTTCGATTAGATATTTTTGATGGTACAGACAAGCGCAAAGCAACGTTGCCCAAGAAGTATAATGATTACATAATCTTTGAAGAGATTAAGATTGGATCCATAATAAAGTTATCAGAGTACAGCTATCCCAAATCGAGTAAGACATG GTGGATTATGATTATACGTTTGGAGATCGTATCTACGATACATGAAATGATTGGGGAACCAGTCTCCCTTGATGTAGACCAGTACTGCCAGATGGATCAAGCGACACAACTCACCCCTAATTTTGATATTGGAGTAGAAAACCTCCAAAATTCAGGGACACTCTCTCAGACAAAAGTACTATTTGGAGTAAAGCGACCCCAAAGTTCAAGTGGGGTATTGAGCATAATTACACCTATAAAGAACTTGAATCCATTCCAAACAAGGTGGACTATCAAAGTTCGTGTGACTATAAAGAAAGAAATTCATCAATACAATAAGCAAACAAGAAATGGTCGAGTGTTTAGCTTCGACATCATAGATAGGGAAGGGACATTGACACGTGTATCGGGTTTTAACAATATGGCAGACACAAATTATGGTAATATAGACATTGGAGCTATGTATAAGATTTCAGGTGGGGTTGTGAAAATTGCTAATAAAATTTATAACAAACTTAACAGTGGGATAGAAATAACTCTTGTCCCTGAATCAATAGTAACCCCCTGTGAAGATGACCCTTCCATTCCAAAAAACTATTTCTCATTCATGCCTATTAATGAAATAACTGAGAAAAGTAATAATTCAATCATCGATGTTATTGGTGTTGTTATTTGTGTAGAACCAAGCTCTACAATCAGAAGAAGAGATGGAATAGAGGTTATAAGGCGTACCATAAAGCTACTGGATATGTCTTGA